In one window of Phalacrocorax aristotelis chromosome W, bGulAri2.1, whole genome shotgun sequence DNA:
- the LOC142049853 gene encoding large ribosomal subunit protein uL22-like, with protein sequence MHIRKATKYLKDIALKKQCVPFHRYNGGVVRCAQAKQWGWTQGRWPKKSAEFLLHMLKNAESNTELKGLDVDSLVIEHIQVNKAPKMRRRTYRAHGRINSYMSSPCHIEMILTEKEQIFPKPEEEVAQKKKISQKKLKKQKLMARE encoded by the exons ATGCACATCCGCAAGGCCACCAAGTACCTGAAGGACATCGCCCTGAAGAAGCAATGTGTTCCCTTCCATCGCTACAATGGAGGAGTTGTTAGATGCGCCCAG GCCAAGCAGTGGGGCTGGACGCAGGGACGCTGGCCTAAGAAAAGCGCGGAGTTCTTGCTGCACATGCTCAAAAATGCGGAGAGCAACACTGAGCTCAAG GGTCTTGATGTGGATTCTCTGGTCATCGAGCACATCCAGGTCAACAAGGCTCCCAAGATGCGCCGGCGCACCTACCGAGCGCACGGCAGGATCAACTCCTACATGAGCTCCCCCTGCCACATCGAGATGATCCTCACCGAGAAGGAGCAGATTTTTCCCAAGCCAGAGGAAGAAGttgctcaaaagaaaaag atatcccaaaagaagctgaagaagcAAAAGCTGATGGCTCGGGAGTAA
- the LOC142049850 gene encoding UPF0729 protein C18orf32 homolog isoform X2, which yields MVCIPCIVIPVLLWVYKKFLEPYICPIIAPFIKRVWSKKAVEETTAAKQGQGGSSGNPRAPSAMKRDQEDEPGIYKFESNGIANGIAAKKSTEVSDRKAD from the exons ATGGTGTGCATTCCTTGTATCGTCATTCCTGTTCTCCTCTGGGTCTACAAGAAATTCCTTGAACCGTACATCTGTCCCATTATCGCACCTTTCATTAAGCGTGTGTGGTCCAAGAAAGCCGTGGAAGAAACAACAGCTGCGAAACAAGGTCAAGGAGGCAGCTCTGGAAATCCACGGGCACCTTCAGCCATGAAAAGAGATCAGGAGGATGAGCCTGGAATTTATAAA TTTGAAAGCAACGGCATTGCAAATGGAATTGCTGCAAAGAAATCCACAGAAGTTTCTGACAGGAAAGCAGATTAA